ACATCCCTATGCCCTCAGCCCCGTAGCACATGGCCAGGTCTACCTCATCAGAAATCTCTATGTTTGCGCTTACCCTTATTTCCCGGCCGTCGAGCGTTTTTCCGGGGAGGGTGGCGTAGCTTGCGAGCTTCTTTTCCAGCGCCTGGAATTCCTTTCTCCTCTTCTTGAACTCCCTTAATTCTTTTTCGGTCGGGTTGACGATGACTAAACCGTTATATCCGTCGACGAATATGGAATCGCCAGGCGAAACCTTCAAGGTTATGTCCTCGAGTCCCATGACCGTAGGAATTCCTAAGGACTTTGCCACTATGGCGCTATGAGACGTGGAACCGCCTACGTCCGTGGCAAAACCGACGGCGTGGTGTTTTGCAAACCCCACCAGGTCGACCGGAGAGATATCATGGGAAACCACGATCGAGTCCTCCTCCAGGTTGGGTATATCCTCGTGCACCCCGCGAAGGTTTCGAAGTATCCTTTCCCCGAGATAATAGATGTCGGCCAGCCTCTCTTTCATGTAGATATCCTCTACCCGCTTGAAGGCCTCGCTTTTCTTGGAGAGAAGATAGGTTATAGCCCACTCCGCGTTGACCTGCTCGTTCTCGATCGTCCGGAGCACCTCTTCACAGAGTATTTCGTCCTCCAACATCATTATGTTCAGATTTAATATTTGAAGATGGTCCCCTGCTTCCTTCGGGTCGAATTTATCTCTTATCTGGAGAATCTGCTCCTTTGATTTTTCCACCGCCGACAAAAACCTCTTCTTCTCCGGCTCGATTAAAGGTGGTTCTAACTTCTTTCTTTCCACTATTGTTTTGAAGCGATTGAGTAATACCACTCTTCCCAGAGCAACCCCGGGAGAGATCACAATTCCCTTGAGCTCAAATCTCATATCCCTTCACCAAACCCGCTTTCGATAAGTTTTTCGATCTCGCCGATGGCTTCTTCGGCATCCTCGCCTTTAGCCAGTATTTGTAGCTCACTTCCCTGTGCCGCTGCCAGCGACAGAATACCCAGTATGCTTTTTCCGTTTACCTCGTAACCGTCTTTTATGAGCTTTATGTCGGACGAGAATTTATTGGAGAGCCGCACGAAGGAAGCGGCGGCGCGCGCATGAAGACCAAGTCTGTTCTTGATCTTAAACACCTTGATAATCTCTAGAGTCTCCAAAATGAAAGGCCTCCGTTGGGACACATGAAGCAACCGGAAAATTCGTGAAATAAACCCCTGAATCCTATTATAAGAACCCGATTATTTTTTTTCAAATGTTACTAATGATGGCCTGAACTCAAAAAGCCCCCGGTCTATGTCGGTATTCACCTCGACTCCGCTGTGGTAACGGATGGAGATGGAGAAGCTATCGAGCTTGAGTTTCATGCTGGTAGGCAGCGAAGCGCCTGCTCCGAAATCCTTGAAATCACCATAGCTGTAGGCTGCTGTCTCCCCATCCAGATTGACCTTTGCTTTTTCGATACGGTAGTTGACCGGGTTGACCCAGAAAACATCTTCCCCTCCCTTATCATTAGTGAAGGCCACGCGCACGTAAGACGATTCTTTACTCAGTCGAACCGAAGAATCATCATAATCATGCCGCCCGGGGAACCTGCCGAGCAGTAGGTCCACCAGTTTATCCACCGTGATCCTCACCGGGAGGTCCGGATAAAAGAGCGATAAATCAAACTCCTCCAGGCTGTCGAAAACCTGGTGTTCCCCCTGGGAAATAACGTGAACCCTCTCTCCATCTGATATGACTATGACCGCTGTTCTTCCGAATGGAGCCAGCGCTTCCAGACGGAGAAGGTTTGGCTCCTCGGCTATGGTGACCTGGCTGAAAGATGCGCTATTCTCCGGGGCCTTTATGCTGACATAGGCCAGCCCCTTAATCGACCTTACCCCCTTATCCGCCTGTCTTACCCTAGTTAAAAAAGAAGACTTATCTATCGTAGCTACATCGACCTCGACGGTCTTTCCGGCGCAGGCAAAAAGGAAAAGCAAGCCTAGCAACAAAATAGGAGATTTCTTCAATCTACCTTTCTCCCCCTATTCTGAGCGTTAAGCTTTTGTTTGATATTAATAATCTTTTTCTCTACCCTCTCCTCCAGCTCCTTGTCTTCCTTTCCGTTTAGCTCCAGGCTCCTCTCGTAATACTCAAGCGCCTTAAGCGTATTTCCCTTGTCGTAGTAAACATCCCCCAGGTGCTCCATTATGGTCGGGTCGTCGGACATAAGCTGTTCAGCTTTCTTCAGCAGTTCGAGCGCCCCGTCCAGGTCGCCCTTCTTGTAATAAATCCATCCCAGGCTGTCCACTATGTGCCCCTTGTTGGGCGATATCTCCAGAGCCCTCCTGACCATGACCTCGGCTTCTTCCAGATTCTCTCCCCTTTCCGCATAGGTGTAGCCTATAAAATTGAGGGCATCGGCGTTGTCCGGATTGATTTCCAACACCTTTCTCATCATATCGATGGACCGGTCTTCATCCTTGGCCAGATAATAGGCTACCCCGAGCGAGTAGCATATGACCTCGCTATCCGGGTGATTCTTCAAGAAGTTCTTGTAAAGATTTATGGCGTCCTGGTTCCGGTCGAGCTTTCGGTAAAGGGTTCCCAGATAATTGACCACCGCCTCGTTATCCGGGTTATCCTTCAGGGTTTTCTCGATTACCTCGAGGGATTGTTCTGTTTTTCCCATCTTCTCGAATAGGTAGGCCTTTTGCACCAGTACGTCGTTATAGTAAGCCGACTCCGGGGTTATGGTGTTGAGGAGGTTCAGAGACTCGTCGTATTTGCCGGTCTCGGTGTAGGCGAGGGCGAGATAATACTTAGCCCTTTCATCGTCCGGGTCTCCCAGGAGAATGAGCCTTAACTGCTCGATGGCTTTGTCGTATTCCCTTTTTTCGATATAAAGGAGTCCGAGCCTGAGCTTCAAATCCGGGTTTTTATGATCCAGTTGCTCCGCTTTTTTAAACTGAACGGCAGCATCGGTCAGACGGTTTACCCGGAAGAGGAAATTTCCGTAGCGCACGTATGCCTCGAAATTGAGCGGGAAAAGCACGACCAGGTCTTTGTATATGCTTTCGGATTCCTCAAGCCTTCCCTGCTTTTCATACACTATTGCCAGGTCTATCAGGGCGGATGGATAGCTGGGGTTAATCTCCAGCGCCTTTCTGTAGTATCTTTCGGACTTCTCCAGGTTCCCGGTCTCCGAGTGCAGTCTTCCCAGGAAATAGTATCCGCGCTCATCGTCGGGGAGTAGCTCGGTAAACTTCTCAAAGCTAGTCTTAGCCTGTTCATACTGCTTTGACTCTACCTGGACTATACCTAGAAAAAGATATGACTCCGCGTCGTCCGGGTCGAGCTCGATGGCCTTGGTCAGCTCCTTTACGCTTTCCTGTCTCTTATCCGGGTCCGGAGAAGAGGCGTAAATCTTACCCAGAAGCCCGTGAGCGGGCCCAAAGTCGGGATTTACCTTTACCGCCTCCTCCAGCTTCCACACCGCTTGCTGAAACTGATTCATGCTCATGTAAACCAGGGCTAGGTTGTATTTTAAGAAAGCGGAATCGGGGTCGTGCCTCTCGGCGGCCTGGAGCTCGGAGAGCGCCTCGGCAAAATTACCGCGAAGGAAGTTAAGTCGGGAGAGCGTGAAGTAATAATAAGCCTCGTGCTTGCTGGTTAATTGTCTATATTCCTTCTTCTTGACCTGGCCGGTTGGTTCTACCCCCGTCATCTTTGGAGCACAGGAGGAGAGAAACAAAATAGAGAAAGCGACCAATAAAGACTTTATTCCGTACCGATTCTCTGTTCTTCTAAACTTCATCTCAAGATGCCTCGACTATGTCCAGCTTTATTTTCCCTACTAACTTTATGATCTGATGGCTTTTGCTCAGGTCCCCTTCGATGAATTTTATGTGGGATGCGTCCGCGGGGAACTGTCCAAAGGTGGGATCGACGGCGACCCATTCGCCCACGAAAACCTCGTTCCAGGCATGATAGTAAAACTTCCCATCGAGGAAAACAATTCCGAGTGCGATCCTAGCCGGAATCCCGGCGGCGCGGGAAAGAGCGGCAAATAGAGTAGCATGCTCGTTGCAATCCCCCTTCCTGGTCTTGAGGACATCGAGCGCATTGGGGACGCTTATGGTTGGGGTTTTATCGAGGGAATTAAAAACCCAATCGTTTATCTTTCGTGCAGCAGTCAGGGAACTCCCCTCTCCACCTACGATCTCCGACGCTAAGCTTAGTATCTCGTCGCTATCACTCTGGATCAAACTGCTCGGCTTTAAATAAACATCATAATTTTTGCCGGAATAAGGAATTGAATATGTTTTCACTCGAGACAGGTCTCCGACTTTAACCTCGATTAAACCGTCTTTATAAAACTGCCGGTTATCATCCTGCAGGTCTAACCCCTCGAGCGATTCTATCCCTCCTACCCTGACCCGGAGCAATTTAAGGTTTCTGGGATTATCAAGAGAAACATCTGAGGAGATGGCAGTATCTTCTATTATATCCAGGCTGGCGAGACTCTGGCCCCGGACACCCTCTCCGGCCTCCCTCATGGCCGTAAGCCCGGGAGGGGAAACCTCCTTTATCACTCCTCCTTTATTCGTCACCCAGGCGGTTATTTCAGAGCCGGCAAAATCCGTCTTCACCCGGTATGTATTGAAACTACCCAGAGGAACTTCCACCCGCTCCTCACCCTCTACCCTCAGTGTGGTCCTCAAGCTCATCGAATCGGCCCCGGTCAGGATCGAGGTCGGGTCGAAAAGGGTGACTTCGTAGGACTTGCCCACCTTCGGATTCTGCTCGCTTAGCCACCTGTAAAGAATGGGCATAACCAACGGCTCATCCCTAACCGGAAAAGAAAGTTCGCTCTTCCCCGAAACCGAAAACACCTCCAGCTTAATCTCCTCCCCCACCCTTTTGCCGGTGGCCTTAAGCTCCACAGAGGGAGCGCTCATCGAGAAATCAAAGGCCATAAGCTTGTAACCGTCCAAGAAGTAATCCGACATTACCTTTAGATTCTGGTCCGTGCCCAGGATGTTCATCCGGAGGTTGGTTTCTTCGACTATATTTAATGTCCCTTTCTCCCGTCTGAAAAGGGTGTAAGAATATCCGACCCTATTCTCTCCGGAGTAAATGCCCATCCACTCTTCTTCTGGGTCGAGCTCTTTACCCGCTGCACCAACCAGACTAAGCGAGAATAACAAGGCAAGCACAACCGGGTGGGCTGATTTCATACATGAATAATCTACACACCTTTCATACCAGTCTCAAGTATTGTATTTGTAGACAAAACATACCGCACCTCCGCTGGAAGGGGGAAGTATTTTATAAACCATCTCAACTAAAATTTTCCTCACGCTTAGCAGGTGATGATTAAAGACGGGTATAAGAGAGGGATGTAGAGGTTGTCATTCCCGCGGAACTTGTCCTCGACCATGATCGGGGAGCGGGAATCAACCGATCTGTCAAATATGGATCCCCGATTAATGCATTCGGGGATGACATAAGGACTAGATTCCCGATTGATCCCCCGGTTAAACCGAGGGACCGGAATGACAAATGGGTGGACCTCCTGGTTAAGCCGGGGAACGGGGATAACATGCGGAGAGGAGCGACTA
This genomic stretch from Thermodesulfobacteriota bacterium harbors:
- the ptsP gene encoding phosphoenolpyruvate--protein phosphotransferase, whose translation is MRFELKGIVISPGVALGRVVLLNRFKTIVERKKLEPPLIEPEKKRFLSAVEKSKEQILQIRDKFDPKEAGDHLQILNLNIMMLEDEILCEEVLRTIENEQVNAEWAITYLLSKKSEAFKRVEDIYMKERLADIYYLGERILRNLRGVHEDIPNLEEDSIVVSHDISPVDLVGFAKHHAVGFATDVGGSTSHSAIVAKSLGIPTVMGLEDITLKVSPGDSIFVDGYNGLVIVNPTEKELREFKKRRKEFQALEKKLASYATLPGKTLDGREIRVSANIEISDEVDLAMCYGAEGIGMYRTEFMFTSSVYFPTEEEQFEDYKKVLSRFHSPYITIRTLDIGGDKFPVGMEPSKAINPALGLRGIRFSLKDEKTFRTQIRAILRASEFGKVRILIPMISNILEIREVKRIILETARELNSHTFPEVGVMVEIPSAAIMASEIADEVEFLSIGTNDLIQYTLAVDRVNDHVSYLFTPFNPAVLRLIKTIIERANEKGVPVSVCGEMAGQLSCVPLLVGMGVDELSMNVHSIPKVKKLLSSITVNESKEIVEHALKLKTAAEIREFVTQSIVEKWGDTLPGELRQEIALD
- a CDS encoding HPr family phosphocarrier protein, with the translated sequence METLEIIKVFKIKNRLGLHARAAASFVRLSNKFSSDIKLIKDGYEVNGKSILGILSLAAAQGSELQILAKGEDAEEAIGEIEKLIESGFGEGI
- a CDS encoding tetratricopeptide repeat protein, producing the protein MKFRRTENRYGIKSLLVAFSILFLSSCAPKMTGVEPTGQVKKKEYRQLTSKHEAYYYFTLSRLNFLRGNFAEALSELQAAERHDPDSAFLKYNLALVYMSMNQFQQAVWKLEEAVKVNPDFGPAHGLLGKIYASSPDPDKRQESVKELTKAIELDPDDAESYLFLGIVQVESKQYEQAKTSFEKFTELLPDDERGYYFLGRLHSETGNLEKSERYYRKALEINPSYPSALIDLAIVYEKQGRLEESESIYKDLVVLFPLNFEAYVRYGNFLFRVNRLTDAAVQFKKAEQLDHKNPDLKLRLGLLYIEKREYDKAIEQLRLILLGDPDDERAKYYLALAYTETGKYDESLNLLNTITPESAYYNDVLVQKAYLFEKMGKTEQSLEVIEKTLKDNPDNEAVVNYLGTLYRKLDRNQDAINLYKNFLKNHPDSEVICYSLGVAYYLAKDEDRSIDMMRKVLEINPDNADALNFIGYTYAERGENLEEAEVMVRRALEISPNKGHIVDSLGWIYYKKGDLDGALELLKKAEQLMSDDPTIMEHLGDVYYDKGNTLKALEYYERSLELNGKEDKELEERVEKKIINIKQKLNAQNRGRKVD
- a CDS encoding transglutaminase domain-containing protein, whose product is MKSAHPVVLALLFSLSLVGAAGKELDPEEEWMGIYSGENRVGYSYTLFRREKGTLNIVEETNLRMNILGTDQNLKVMSDYFLDGYKLMAFDFSMSAPSVELKATGKRVGEEIKLEVFSVSGKSELSFPVRDEPLVMPILYRWLSEQNPKVGKSYEVTLFDPTSILTGADSMSLRTTLRVEGEERVEVPLGSFNTYRVKTDFAGSEITAWVTNKGGVIKEVSPPGLTAMREAGEGVRGQSLASLDIIEDTAISSDVSLDNPRNLKLLRVRVGGIESLEGLDLQDDNRQFYKDGLIEVKVGDLSRVKTYSIPYSGKNYDVYLKPSSLIQSDSDEILSLASEIVGGEGSSLTAARKINDWVFNSLDKTPTISVPNALDVLKTRKGDCNEHATLFAALSRAAGIPARIALGIVFLDGKFYYHAWNEVFVGEWVAVDPTFGQFPADASHIKFIEGDLSKSHQIIKLVGKIKLDIVEAS